The Microtus ochrogaster isolate Prairie Vole_2 chromosome 22, MicOch1.0, whole genome shotgun sequence nucleotide sequence taccacAACCCAGCTAAGGCTAATCataacttctgatcttcctgccttcacctccccatgctgggattacaggcatgtgctaccacacccggGAGCTTCTTGTAGCTCCGATGGTAGACTGCTTAATCTAGCATGCAACTCCagcccccaccttttttttttctgagacagggtttctttgtgtagtcccgACCAGTCcctttttagttttcctttcttcctccctctctctttccctccctccctccctccctccctccctccctccttccctccctccatttattTTGAGGTACCATTTCACTGGCTTTCTTGGAACTCACCacgtagagcaagctggccttgaatttacagaggacacccacacacacacacaccccaactcGGTCTCTCAAGTGTAAGAACTAAAGATGTATGTGATCAAACCCaacttctttctttaaactttttgagacaagggtctcacaatagttcaggttggccttgctccgcagccaaagatgaccttgaacttgtggcctcTTGCTTCTGCCCTGCCACTGCTGAAATCTTAGGTATGCACCAGCACACGCAACCTCTCTCCTGCATCCTGGCTGTGCCGTAATTTACTTTCCTGAGATGTGTTCCTTGCTGTGATGTGCTGCCTAACCACAGGCCCAAACGCAACGGGCCTGCCTAACCGCAAGCTCAATGCTCACAAACTGTAATAAACCTTCTCTTCTTTACATGTTGCAGACACAGTAGCAGATGGTTAATGGGCTCAGCCGTGCCTGCTGTCAGCTTGAGAGCTGTGAAAGCTCACACCCAAGCCTCTGTGAGTCAGGCAACAGGGGGCACATGGGGCCAGAACAACTGTACACAGTCTCCTGATGCCCATgcccttctctgctccctccccactGACCCAAGCCTGGCCCTTACCTTGAGGAGCCCAGTAGGGCCGGAGAACCAGACCTGCATGTAGTGATTGCTGATGGCAAAGTCACTGGGGCTGGAGTCCATGACACGGAGAGGGAAGGCTGCTTGCCTGCCGACGGACAGCTTCGCACCGTTCAGGTAGACGCGTACGGAAGACGGCAGCGTGTAGGGCCCATCGAGATCTGGCTGCAGCTGCAGCACACCCAGGCCCAGGGCTGGCAGGCGGATGGGCACTGACACCTGAGTCCAGGAGCGGAAAGAAGCAATGAGCAGAGAAGCACCAGTCCAGACTTCTCCATCATCCTGGACCTCCACATTCTgttttctgggttgtttttttttttttttttggctttcaattttttttttctgatttttttgagacaggatttctctgtgtaacatccctggctgtccctagaactcactttgtagaccaggctggcctcaaaccgcctcggcttccagagtgctgggattaaaggcgtgcaccaccacctcccgacATTCTGTTTTCTGAAGCTAAGCACGGAACCCTGCATTTCCGTTTGTAAAGTCCTATCTGCTTTGGTATCCTGGTTCTGAGCCACAGTGTTATTCCGCACACCTGTCGGCAAAGGGGCATAGCACTCAGCTGAGAGCCCAGAGTCTGAAGCAAGCTAGAGCAACCTTAGGCAGGTAGCATAACCTCTCTGGACCTCTGCTTCTGGTGAAATGAGGATGGCATCACTATGTACACTCCTAAGAGTTTGATGAAAGCTGGGGGGGTACAGTGCTGTACCCCAACAGTCGGGAGGCTGGAGCAGAGGAAAGCAGGTCTGAAGCTGACCTaaactacacagtgaggcccgtctttaaaaacaatcttaacAAATTGAATATTTAAGCAAATGAAGCTGTGCTTGCCATGAACTATGTCTGAGCGTTTATTTTTCATCCACATTACAGATGAAATACATAAATCAACCATAATAAACCATCTTTAGAAGCTGTGTCCAGGAATTAAGAGACCAGCTTGGGCAACATGCAAGACCCCATCACAACGAAGTAAACAAACACTTGCTGAGCAGCCGAGGGCACTGTTGTTACCATCTGTGCTATAATTATGACCACAGTGTCCTCACCATCCTTTTAAGGATACTCAGATCCCAAGAGTGACTGTCCTTTGGGCAATGCCTCTCCCCAAGCCACCTGCCTCCATCCTGGGGAGCAAGCAGAGCGCAGCGGAGGAATAGGAAGCGAGTATTGGTGGGGAGGGAGGCCCAGGAGAGGTACTGatgagcagggaggggctgagccCTGCCTCACCTGGTAGACATCGGGGACCAGGTTAGTGGCCGAGCTCCAGTGCACACTGATCTGCACAGAGAGGGGCTGACCCGCCTCGGAAAGGACTCGCACCCTTGGGGAGTTGACCAGCAGGGACACCACACTGAGCCTCTCCTGTTCCAGCGGGTTAAATAGCACCACAAACCTGTGGGTGGAAGGTGGGCTGACCCAGGAGCTTGCTGCAGTGGCAgggcagaagcagcagccagAGCAAGGCCCCCTTGTTCTGGGGAGTGGAGGGTGCCTCTGTGAGCCTGGCCAGGCCTGACTCACCTGGGTGAGGAGTCCAGCTGGATCACTGTGCGCTCTGGCAGGGCATCGTGACTTGAACGGCTCTCGTCCTTCAGTGACGtgagcaggaagaaagaatgaatggctGGGCTCAACCTCCTTCCCACCCCAACCTGTCCAGGATATGGACCATAAGCATGGAGTTTGCACCACAGAGCAAGGAAGACAAAAAGGCACAGCACCCAGCAACAGCGGCTCTCGAGGTAGTACCCACCCAAACCACAGGATCTCTCAAGCAGATGTAGCAGGGGGCTTACCATTTGAAGAAAGGGTGTCCCAGGGTCAAATTTGTAGGCTTCCTTGTCTCCTAGCACCAGATAGTGGGCAGCATTGATGATGACCTGCTTCAGGCTAACCAGGGACCGCAGCAGCCTGCGGAGGgcaagagagaaagcagagagaagacagcCATGGGGAGGCTGTCTGCCACACCAGCAGGACCAGCTCCTGGCAGCCTACCCACCAACCACCCACATAGCCTCTCTTTGAAATGGTGAGGGACATGGGGGTGGCACCTACCTGACTCCATAGTCTACCACCACCGCCTCCTTGGCAGTTCCGGTGATGGCATCGTGGTGCTGGAAGAGCCCCAGTGTGCGCCGAGCTTCCGTCAGAAGAGCAAAATCAGACACCGggtactggccagccagtccagagCGGCGGGCATGAGCCACAGCCAGGCTGTATAGAACCTCTGCCCCACTACccagagaaagaagtcagagccCTTCCTCTCCTGTTCAACCTCACCCAAGGGTCACCCCCACACTGGCAGGGTCCTCTCCCGCGCTACTCTGCAAAGGTTAACTAACTCGCACTCAACAAGGGAAGGTGGCAGGTCTCACCGCAGGTGGGCTTCTAGGACTCGGTCCAAGCTCTTGTAGAAAGGCCGGGAAGTGTAATAGCCTGTCCAGTAATGGTCCTCCCGGTCAGCATAGGAGAAGAAATCTCCACTCAGCACAGGAAACCCTGGAGGCCTGGCACCGGGCTCCACTCCTGTCCTCTTATACAGGGCATCAAAATACTCGGAGAGGGTCCCGAACTGGGCCTGTAGGGACGCAAACCACTCCCATCAATTACAGAGCCTCCTGGGAGCTCTGGCTACCATTCCACAATGCTGCAGGTGTGTGCCCAGGTGAGGACTTTGTCTAGCAAAGGGCAGGAAATCTCTAAGTGCTGCTCTTCTGGGCCTAGCAAAAGCTAGGGAACTTGGGGATGCATTCCGATCCACACAGGAACCGTGCCCGGGATTGGGAATGACCTGGAGCACGCAGCAGCAGGGCGGGTAGAGGAAGGATCGGGCTGCAGCAAAAGTGCTACACAGCCATCTGCACAGCCTCCCACCTGCACATGGAGCTCAGGCTTGCTGTTGAGGAAGTCAAAGAGCCGCTGGTAGTTGAAGAACTGGGCATCCCACTCCTGGGGCTTGTCATAGCGGAAGTCATCACCCAGTGGTACAAGGAGGACGTTGCTGCGGAAAAGTCGGGACTTCTTCCGGTACTGGTCCAGGAGCAGGGCTGCCCTGGAAACACAGACGGTCACAGGCCCAACATGAAGTCCCAGGCTTAAAAAGATCGGTGAGGGTggtagggaggtggctcagggaataaaatgtttgccacacaagcatgaggactgcgGTTTGGGACACACACCCCCCAAACATGTAATTACCAGTGGGCATGGAGGCCTGACTATAAACGCAGAGctcaggtggagacaggatccccAGAGCTGCATAGCTAGACCAGCCCACACTGGAGATGGGCTCTGGGTTCACCTGAGAAACCTTTTCAAGGAGTAAGGTGGAGAAAAACCAAGGAAGATTTCTGAGGTCAACCGTGGCTCTTCATATACACTCACAGACCTGCGTATGCATCCACAAACGTGGGCGTGCACACATTCAAACTACGCCTGGTGGCATTCATTTTtaactctagcacttgggaggcagaaggcaggaaggTCGCTGTGAttatgaggtcagcctgatctatatagtgagttccaggccagccagtgcaatagtgagatcctgtctcaacaaaagaataGATGCCCAGGATAAGCTCGGCACAGAAGCACATCcttgtaaccccagtacttgggaagctgaggcaagaaggttccaagtttgaagccagacagGTCTATACAGAGAAGGcctgctgggtgtggcagcacatgcctgtgaccccagcactttggGGATACCAGTAGTTCAAGCCCATCCTcacctacacagcaagttcaaggacagcctcagctACCTAAGACTGTCTATAgcccccatacacacatgaagAACAGTGCCTTGCTTAAACTgtatgagaaaattaatttttttttgttttttttttcgagacagggtttctctgtggctttggagcctgtcctggaactagctctgtagaccaggctggtctcaaactcaaagagatccgcctgcctctcctgagtgctgggattaaaggcgtgcgccaccatcacccggcgaaaatttatttttatctatatcatctatccaGTAGAGCCTTACAGCATGTCATTAGAGTCATGTTTCTGCCAGGTGTAgtgacatgtgcctgtaatcccatacttggagactgaggcagggggactgttggaagctgaggtcagcctgagctacatgacaagaccctgtctccaaaaacagaaaaagaaaaaagaaaagtagcttTGGTGCTTGCTTGGATTGCTAGcatgagctgctgctgctgctactaacCACATTCTCAACATTTTAGCTAAAGTGACATTTAGATCAACCTTCACACTTTTGTAGGGGTCTAATTTTAGTCACAGTGACATCTTTGAGGTCCTTTACTATTCTCTTAGAAGGGACAGGTCTTTTTTCTCAGAGATTAGAGGATCTCCGAAGAACTGGGTGGATCTAAGCAGCATTTGGGCCCAGTGAGTATAAGGTCCACCTGCCCGACCTGGAGCTGACCCAGAGAACCTAAGTCAAATGAAAGACAGCAGTTGAAACATTGCAAGAAATAGTACCAACATAAGAACTGTTCAGGGCAAGTGCCTGgcatagtggcgcatgcctttagtcccaacacttgggaggcagaggcgagcaaatctctgtgagtttgaggccagcctggtctatatagtgagttacgggacagccagaactaaatagtgagactctgtctcaggaaaataaaaaagaattgtctACTGGGGACGtagttcagctggtagagtgctcaccCAGCTTCACAAACCCCTGATCTGGGCAGCAACCAGGTGTAGTGAGTCATGCTTGTAACCCAGCACTCACGGCATGGAagcatgtttgaggccagtcagcctggaatatgagatcctgtctcaaaaagaaaaaaagtgggggagggggatatcTCCCAGTCTATTAGGGCATCAGAAGGCAGCCTCAGTGAGGAAAGTAAAAGCCTTCTGGAAAGGAAGCTAAGCGCCAGTTCTATTCCCCAGGGAGGCGGTAAGGAGTCGCTACTGCAGATGCACGGCCTAAACTCTCCCCGCAGAGTCTGCCCTTCCTTCCAGGTACAGTCAGCATCATGCAGCTCCACATGACAGAGCCAAGAACAGAAACCACGTTTCAGTCTAACTCCGAGGAGCAAAATGTCAAcatcagccaggtgtggtagcaaaGACCTGTTCCCCATTCtcagaagaaagaggcaggaggattgaataCTCCTGGGGCTCCACAGCCCAGAACCCCAAACCCCACTCCTTGTCCCAACAGGGCTGACAGCAGATACCTGTCTGCCACGTTGGCCTCTGTAATAGCTCGGGGCGGCACCTTCCAAGGGCAGTTGATGCGCCCACCGGGCAGGCGTTTGAAATCAAACTGGCAGCAGATCTTGGGATCAGGGCCACAGGTGTGTGGTACATCATAGCTGTAGAAGGGCATCATGTGGCAAAAGATGTCTGTGCTGGCGTCTGGATCTACAGAAGACGAAGACACACCATAGGGTCAGCCACTGGCAGGCAGGGTGAGCAGCTAGCTACAAAGACATCACACGTGTGTAGATTCGTGTCATCCATAGGCAACCCTGAGACACTGAGGCTCTGGCCAAACTCAAGACTGTAAGTATGTGGAGATTGGGAACAGGACACGGGGCCCCCAGATCCACAGCTCCTGCAGGAGATGTGCCCCCAGACGCCAGCGGAGGTAAACAGGACTCACACAGGGGCTGATTGGAATGAACCGCCCCTTCCCCAGTAAAGACCGCACTGCTATACAACCCGTGCCCCTCCCTGGCCTTACCCCACATCTGCCTCCACATGAACTCCAGGCTGTGAGTGGCAGCAAAGTGCTTCTTGATGGCATAATGCACCCTCTGAATCAGCATGCTGGTCAGGTTGGCACGGCGCAGCAGGTAAGGCATGGTGGAGCTGTGCCCAAAGGGGTCCACTGCCCAGCCCGAGCGAGGCGTTGCACCTGGGCAGAACACAGATTTCAAAGGCCCTGAATACCTTAGGGACTGGCTGCTGGCTTCCTAGCGCCCGGGAGGCCAGCTCCTGCCGTGCCCAGCAGGCAGGCTGCATGAGCCAGGAAAAGAACAATGCCCGACCGGTCACTGTACCTCACAGCATCTTGCCACCACATTCAGGCCCAGCACTGGGGCAGAGTCTAGCTCCCACGCCTGGACTTACCCAGGTTCCTCTCCAGCCACTGGTGTCCCTCGATGAGCTGGTCAATCAAGGCAAAGTAATGGGAGTTGGCCTCATCGGGCATCACCCACCCGCCTGTTGCAATCTCCAGCTGCCCGTTTCCCACCAGCCTAAGGATGAAGGCACGCTCAGGGTGTGGCAGGGAAGGGCGACAGGGACTGCATGCATTGGCCTCCTCCAGCCAGAGAATACTCACAAGCTTGGCACCCACGGCAGGAGACAAGACCAACCCACTGAGCCAGGGCATAATGACACCCCCGCCTTCCCAGCTACCACTGACCTTCGAACTGCTGCCTTCTTTTGGGCGCTGATATTGTCCCACCACTTGGCGAAGAAAGAGACTTCTGCCCAGAGAAAGCGTCGTCGGGGATCTTCCTGCAGCTTGGAAACCATGCTATTGAGGATGTGCTGGGTTTGCTCCATGTAGTACTTGTCAAAAGTCTTGATCCAGCCTGGGGGAGCCAATGCAAGGTCCCCTGAATATGCTGCACACGTCAGCGACACCCCTCACGTCTGTCCTCAGAAAACCTGCCCCCCACACCCCGGCGCCGGGGCCTGCTGGGCCTTCACCTGGATCGTTGTGTGAGTGGGGTACCACAAACACCTGCAGGTCTTCAGCGTCCCAGTCATTTGGGCTGTAGGAGATGTCAAAGCCTTGTCTCCACACGCCACCCTCCACATTGTCAAACGGCAAGTCTTCGGACACCGTTAGCATCTGCCAGGGAGGAACGTGGCTCAGTGCCCACTCACGACAACAGGAGATCCTCCCACTCCCCGCCAGCTCCAGCTCTTACCTGTAGCTCTGGCTTCTGACCCCTGCCCCCCAAAGCAAACTGGCAGTCCtggggggagacagagaagaagctgGGCCGGGGCTCTGGGAGCACAGCCCAGGAGCCATTGGCTGTGTGGTAGGGCAGTAGGGCTGGCGGGCCCTCGGCATTGGCTGTCAGCTCCAGCACCGAGTCCTTGATGTGGCTAATGATCTCGTGGTTTTCCTCCAACAGCTGTTCCAGCTGTTCGATCCGGTTCTGCAGCACAGAAATTTGGCTCTGccaaaaataagaacagaaagggATCACTCACATAGCTCCCTGTCACAAACACAGGAAGAATTCCTGCATGGGGCCACCACCTGATGCCTGACTGGTCTATGATTCCCTCTCCAAGTCAGACCATAGGCCAACAGGGCTGAAGTGAACCACACATCACCCCGCAGACTCCTGTCCACTGGGCCTGGAAGTAGCGTCACACTCC carries:
- the Man2a2 gene encoding alpha-mannosidase 2x encodes the protein MKLKKQVTVCGAAIFCVAVFSLYLMLDRVQHDPARHQSGGNFPRSQISVLQNRIEQLEQLLEENHEIISHIKDSVLELTANAEGPPALLPYHTANGSWAVLPEPRPSFFSVSPQDCQFALGGRGQKPELQMLTVSEDLPFDNVEGGVWRQGFDISYSPNDWDAEDLQVFVVPHSHNDPGWIKTFDKYYMEQTQHILNSMVSKLQEDPRRRFLWAEVSFFAKWWDNISAQKKAAVRRLVGNGQLEIATGGWVMPDEANSHYFALIDQLIEGHQWLERNLGATPRSGWAVDPFGHSSTMPYLLRRANLTSMLIQRVHYAIKKHFAATHSLEFMWRQMWDPDASTDIFCHMMPFYSYDVPHTCGPDPKICCQFDFKRLPGGRINCPWKVPPRAITEANVADRAALLLDQYRKKSRLFRSNVLLVPLGDDFRYDKPQEWDAQFFNYQRLFDFLNSKPELHVQAQFGTLSEYFDALYKRTGVEPGARPPGFPVLSGDFFSYADREDHYWTGYYTSRPFYKSLDRVLEAHLRGAEVLYSLAVAHARRSGLAGQYPVSDFALLTEARRTLGLFQHHDAITGTAKEAVVVDYGVRLLRSLVSLKQVIINAAHYLVLGDKEAYKFDPGTPFLQMDESRSSHDALPERTVIQLDSSPRFVVLFNPLEQERLSVVSLLVNSPRVRVLSEAGQPLSVQISVHWSSATNLVPDVYQVSVPIRLPALGLGVLQLQPDLDGPYTLPSSVRVYLNGAKLSVGRQAAFPLRVMDSSPSDFAISNHYMQVWFSGPTGLLKSIRRVDEEQEQQMDMKFLIYGTRTSKDKSGAYLFLPDSEAKSYVPKKPPVLRVTEGPFFSEVAAYYEHFHQVIRLYNLPGVEGLSLDMAFLVDIRDYVNKELALRIHTDIDSQGTFFTDLNGFQVQPRRYLKKLPLQANFYPMPVMAYIQDAQRRLTLHTAQALGVSSLGDGQLEVILDRRLMQDDNRGLGQGLKDNKITCNHFRLLLERRTTGHEVQDERSTSYPSLLSHLTSMYLNMPPLSLPVAERQATSPALRSFHPLASPLPCDFHLLNLRTLPAEDTLPSAEAALLLHRKGFDCGLEAKNLGFNCTTSQGKLALGSLFHGLDVVFLQPTSLTLLYPLASPSNSTDIFLEPMEIGTFRLRLG